The proteins below are encoded in one region of Bdellovibrio bacteriovorus:
- a CDS encoding L,D-transpeptidase family protein, whose protein sequence is MRLFLAGCALSFLSLPVMAGQSVAPSSQNEADLFPASLLQISETEAFSRYVFLVDKEKRKLSVFERNGAEIKKVEEFPADIGKMGGNKTKRDDHKTPEGIYFLEQRLTQPQIPFSLYGGLAFTTNYPNLFDQRQKKTGSGIWLHAIPDSVPLTRGSRGCVVVRNEVIKKLADYVKLRETPILIFDHVNYLTKGEHEKRRTELSAFVEEWRKSWENQDIEKYMSFYDQDFKAPGFNFNTWKNHKANLKSKYEYIKVHLSQPYIVQHNDQLLVKTLQRYESDKHVDYGVKTIYALKSGDSYKIIREEWAPFSQEKVAAAIARDNSMTAQANQVQQ, encoded by the coding sequence ATGAGACTTTTTCTCGCGGGATGCGCATTATCTTTTTTAAGTCTGCCAGTGATGGCGGGCCAATCTGTCGCGCCGTCTTCTCAAAACGAGGCGGATCTTTTCCCAGCTTCTTTGCTGCAAATTTCAGAGACAGAGGCATTTTCACGCTATGTATTTCTTGTTGATAAAGAGAAGCGCAAGCTTTCAGTCTTCGAGCGTAACGGTGCTGAAATCAAAAAAGTCGAAGAGTTCCCAGCGGACATCGGAAAAATGGGCGGCAACAAAACCAAACGCGATGATCACAAAACACCGGAAGGCATTTACTTTCTTGAGCAGCGTTTGACTCAGCCGCAAATTCCTTTCAGCCTTTATGGTGGTTTGGCTTTCACGACCAACTATCCGAATCTTTTTGACCAGCGACAAAAGAAAACAGGATCAGGAATTTGGCTTCATGCCATCCCCGATTCAGTTCCTTTGACTCGTGGTTCTCGCGGATGCGTTGTAGTTCGCAATGAAGTCATTAAGAAACTGGCAGATTACGTCAAACTTCGCGAAACACCGATCTTGATTTTTGATCACGTGAACTACCTCACCAAAGGTGAACACGAAAAACGCCGTACAGAGCTTAGTGCCTTTGTTGAAGAGTGGCGCAAGTCTTGGGAAAATCAAGATATCGAAAAGTACATGAGCTTTTATGATCAAGATTTCAAGGCACCAGGTTTTAACTTCAACACCTGGAAAAACCATAAAGCCAATTTGAAGTCGAAGTATGAGTATATCAAAGTTCACCTATCACAACCTTACATCGTTCAACACAACGATCAGTTGTTAGTAAAGACTTTGCAACGTTACGAATCTGACAAGCACGTCGATTACGGTGTAAAAACTATTTATGCTTTGAAATCTGGCGACTCTTACAAAATCATCCGTGAAGAGTGGGCGCCGTTCAGCCAAGAAAAAGTGGCCGCAGCTATTGCTCGCGACAACTCGATGACAGCTCAAGCCAATCAGGTTCAGCAGTAA
- a CDS encoding acetyl-CoA hydrolase/transferase family protein, with the protein MTQFISAEDALKVVKSNDNVFIHTAAATPQQLVKHLTLRASELQGVKVYSIHTEGDCSYADPQHEKSFQIHSFFNGGNLRKTKGNINPSFVPIFLSEIPSLFYNQIVPLDVALIQVSPPDQHGMCSLGPSVDVSIAAVRSAKTVIAQVNPKMPRTFGDSQFEFSKVHFAVSVDEELYLKKPAELSDTELQIGRNVAGLIEDGATLQMGIGAIPDATLKALTGHKNLGVHTEMFSDGLVDLYKTGAITNKFKSRMRDKIVTSFALGSRKTYDFIDNNPMVIMMDATYTNDTHIIRQNPKVIAINSAIEVDLTGQVCADSIGSRIYSGIGGQMDFMRGAALSPGGKPIIALPSKTAKGQSKISVFLKEGAGVTTTRAHVHYIVTEYGVAYLHGKTLQERVKALIAIAAPEYRETLEIQGRKVLGF; encoded by the coding sequence ATGACTCAATTTATCTCTGCCGAAGATGCCCTGAAGGTCGTCAAATCTAATGACAATGTTTTCATTCATACAGCCGCAGCGACACCTCAACAACTGGTCAAACATCTCACATTGCGCGCTTCTGAATTGCAAGGAGTGAAAGTCTATTCAATTCATACGGAAGGGGATTGTTCTTATGCAGATCCTCAGCATGAAAAAAGTTTTCAGATCCACAGTTTCTTTAATGGTGGCAACCTTAGAAAAACAAAAGGAAATATAAATCCCTCTTTCGTGCCGATTTTTTTAAGTGAAATTCCATCCCTGTTTTATAATCAAATTGTGCCGCTTGATGTGGCATTGATTCAAGTTTCTCCTCCAGATCAGCATGGCATGTGCAGTCTGGGGCCCTCTGTTGATGTCTCCATTGCAGCCGTTCGTTCTGCCAAAACTGTGATCGCGCAGGTGAATCCAAAAATGCCACGCACCTTTGGGGATTCCCAATTTGAATTTTCAAAAGTTCATTTTGCCGTGTCCGTGGATGAGGAACTTTATTTAAAAAAACCTGCCGAACTCAGTGATACCGAATTGCAGATCGGTCGAAATGTGGCGGGATTGATTGAAGATGGAGCGACCCTGCAGATGGGGATCGGGGCTATTCCAGACGCCACACTGAAGGCATTAACGGGACATAAGAATCTTGGTGTGCATACGGAAATGTTTTCAGATGGGTTGGTGGACCTTTATAAAACCGGAGCCATCACCAATAAGTTCAAGTCGCGCATGCGTGATAAGATCGTCACGAGTTTTGCGTTGGGCTCTCGCAAGACTTACGACTTCATTGATAACAATCCAATGGTGATCATGATGGACGCGACGTACACGAACGACACGCACATTATTCGCCAGAATCCGAAGGTGATTGCGATCAACAGCGCCATCGAAGTGGATCTGACGGGGCAAGTGTGCGCAGATTCCATTGGTTCGCGCATCTATTCAGGTATTGGCGGACAAATGGATTTCATGCGAGGGGCGGCGCTTTCTCCAGGGGGAAAACCCATCATTGCATTGCCTTCTAAAACGGCAAAAGGGCAAAGTAAAATCTCGGTCTTTTTAAAAGAAGGGGCTGGAGTTACCACCACGCGCGCCCATGTTCACTACATCGTCACGGAGTACGGGGTTGCTTATTTGCATGGAAAAACACTGCAAGAGCGAGTCAAGGCGTTGATCGCCATCGCGGCCCCTGAGTATCGCGAAACTTTGGAAATCCAGGGACGAAAAGTTTTAGGATTCTAA
- a CDS encoding M16 family metallopeptidase — MKRLSLVITLPLICSVMVACSSSSKKDAAKPGQGYVQKGSGSFKLQPYKEVVLENGLKIIYIRDASLPRVSFTLLMKTGNMQEPAGKAGLNALTAYMLEQGTQSRDALKVADEFGQLGASVDISPGYDVTTLYSDALITGSTTLLELFADVTMNPAFKDSEISRIRSQMLANLQKKVDNPSAYADDKMDQFLYGNHPYARDVNGTPEDLRSISKQDIIKHYLTFFRPNNALLAVVGSFNDEFEKSVQDVFSKWTKRTIPVVTAEAPPAIDALKVKLVVKKGLQQTQIRVAQLGIARKNDDYLRLRLGNEALGGSFASRLNQKVRDDLGLTYSIYSFFDVRKERGSFEVSTFTKNETAGKTLEETLKVVTDYVTAGAQDPEVAAARSQLVGQFPRAIETADRLAYNLLSLDFYGIPVDYLTDFNKNVGKINAKDSNASIQRALNPNNFKVLVYGDEKIISQFEKYKPEIERVK; from the coding sequence ATGAAAAGACTTTCACTGGTAATCACTCTTCCTCTTATTTGTTCCGTGATGGTGGCTTGTTCCAGCTCTTCTAAAAAGGACGCTGCAAAACCAGGCCAAGGGTATGTGCAAAAAGGCAGCGGCTCTTTTAAGCTTCAGCCTTATAAAGAAGTGGTTTTAGAAAATGGACTTAAAATTATTTATATCCGTGACGCCTCTTTACCACGTGTGAGCTTCACACTTTTGATGAAGACAGGAAATATGCAGGAGCCCGCGGGTAAAGCCGGGTTGAATGCTTTAACGGCCTATATGCTAGAGCAAGGCACTCAGTCACGTGATGCTCTCAAAGTTGCCGATGAATTTGGTCAATTGGGTGCAAGCGTTGATATCTCTCCGGGATATGATGTCACAACACTTTACTCAGACGCTTTGATCACGGGCTCGACGACTTTGTTAGAACTGTTTGCTGACGTGACGATGAATCCGGCATTTAAAGACAGCGAGATCAGCCGCATTCGCTCACAAATGCTCGCGAATTTGCAAAAGAAGGTGGATAATCCTTCGGCTTATGCAGATGACAAGATGGATCAGTTTCTATACGGAAATCACCCTTACGCGCGCGATGTGAATGGAACGCCGGAAGATCTTCGCAGCATTTCTAAGCAAGACATCATCAAACACTATTTGACCTTCTTCCGCCCGAACAATGCTTTATTGGCCGTGGTGGGAAGCTTTAATGATGAGTTTGAAAAGTCCGTGCAGGATGTGTTTTCAAAGTGGACAAAAAGAACTATCCCCGTCGTGACTGCAGAAGCGCCTCCAGCAATTGATGCTTTGAAGGTGAAATTGGTCGTGAAAAAAGGTTTGCAACAAACTCAGATTCGCGTCGCTCAATTGGGGATTGCTCGCAAAAATGACGATTATCTGCGCTTACGTTTGGGTAACGAAGCCTTGGGTGGTAGCTTTGCCAGCCGCCTGAATCAAAAGGTGCGCGACGACTTAGGCCTGACATACTCGATCTATTCTTTCTTTGACGTGCGTAAAGAGCGTGGCAGCTTCGAAGTTTCTACCTTTACAAAAAATGAAACGGCAGGAAAAACTTTGGAAGAAACGCTGAAAGTGGTTACTGATTACGTCACTGCAGGCGCGCAAGATCCTGAGGTCGCCGCTGCTCGCAGTCAGTTAGTAGGTCAATTCCCAAGAGCCATCGAAACCGCGGACCGGTTGGCTTACAATCTGCTTTCGTTGGACTTCTATGGAATCCCTGTCGACTATCTTACGGACTTTAATAAAAACGTAGGCAAGATCAATGCGAAAGATTCAAACGCTTCTATCCAAAGAGCCTTGAATCCCAACAACTTTAAAGTTCTCGTCTATGGAGATGAAAAAATTATCTCTCAGTTCGAAAAATACAAGCCAGAAATCGAAAGAGTAAAATAG
- a CDS encoding HIT family protein, translating to MAKKAKKKASAKPKVGKKTAKAATGKMQIGKDVWPLERDVLFRPDRMKYVRKLIKPEGCVFCKAAKDDPSFDTLCVYQTEHSMVVLNKFPYNSGHLLVLPRRHCGDLLQLSEEEFRDLQDTIRLAMKALNDAYEPGGINLGLNHGAVAGAGIPEHLHYHLIPRWAGDLNFFPLIAETKVLVESLEQTYDKLSGILRKYE from the coding sequence GTGGCTAAAAAGGCAAAAAAGAAAGCATCAGCAAAACCCAAGGTCGGTAAGAAGACTGCAAAGGCAGCGACCGGTAAAATGCAGATCGGAAAAGACGTTTGGCCTTTAGAGCGCGACGTTCTTTTTCGTCCTGACCGCATGAAGTACGTGCGTAAGCTGATCAAGCCGGAAGGTTGTGTTTTCTGTAAAGCCGCAAAAGACGATCCCTCTTTTGACACTCTTTGTGTTTATCAAACAGAGCATTCCATGGTGGTGCTCAACAAATTCCCCTATAACAGCGGGCATCTTTTAGTTCTGCCTCGCCGTCATTGCGGGGATCTTCTGCAATTGTCAGAAGAAGAGTTTCGCGATTTGCAAGACACCATTCGTTTGGCCATGAAAGCGCTGAATGATGCTTACGAACCGGGTGGAATAAACTTGGGTTTGAATCACGGGGCTGTGGCCGGCGCGGGAATTCCTGAACATCTTCATTATCATTTGATCCCGCGTTGGGCCGGGGATCTTAATTTCTTTCCGCTCATCGCAGAGACCAAAGTCTTGGTTGAAAGTCTGGAGCAGACCTACGATAAGCTTTCGGGTATTTTAAGAAAATATGAATAG
- a CDS encoding OmpW/AlkL family protein, producing the protein MKTKVLAAIFLSTISFSSAAFAEHWMAHIRGVYISPDNGSSPVSGVEANNVTIPELDFSYFIAPDWSVELILGTSRHDISLNGADLGKVSLLPPTVTAKYHYDFGNGLVPYIGAGVNHTLFYDVDLDSNLSVSTNSTGFALQLGADYKIGDNLYLNLDVKKVYIKTDVASNGDYLTTLDINPMLYGLGVGIKF; encoded by the coding sequence ATGAAAACAAAAGTGTTAGCAGCAATCTTTCTTTCCACTATTTCTTTTTCTTCAGCCGCCTTCGCTGAACATTGGATGGCACATATTCGCGGCGTTTATATCAGCCCGGACAACGGTTCTTCGCCGGTGAGCGGAGTTGAAGCCAACAATGTGACAATTCCAGAGTTGGATTTCAGTTATTTCATCGCGCCGGACTGGTCCGTCGAGCTTATTTTGGGTACATCTCGTCACGATATTTCATTAAACGGAGCGGATCTTGGTAAAGTCAGTCTTTTACCACCCACGGTCACTGCGAAGTACCACTATGATTTCGGGAATGGTCTTGTTCCCTATATCGGAGCCGGAGTGAATCACACTCTTTTCTATGACGTCGATTTAGATTCAAACCTTTCCGTCAGCACCAACAGCACCGGGTTCGCATTGCAACTAGGAGCTGATTACAAAATTGGCGACAATCTTTATCTGAACCTTGACGTTAAAAAAGTTTATATCAAAACAGATGTTGCTAGTAATGGAGACTACCTAACGACACTTGATATCAACCCGATGCTGTATGGATTGGGCGTAGGCATTAAATTTTAG
- a CDS encoding rhomboid family intramembrane serine protease, producing MNRGVTFQTAPLTPAVKWLLIINVAIWFVFQVIMEGFLRVPFTSLFGLFPGKVLFEFQIWQLGTYMFLHSLQVTHILFNMLMLWFFGAELEQRWGTKFFLIYYFTSGIGAAILYCLGIWIYALTTGSQTGLIVPVVGASGAVFGLLLAQGIIFGERIVYFFMLFPMKTRYFVALMGLVQLASMMTSSVSGGEVAYLAHLGGLVSGYLCLKFKGWFDRNEWKKKSKAKGRNLRLVVDNEKNDKPPKYWN from the coding sequence ATGAATAGAGGCGTGACCTTCCAAACAGCTCCCCTCACTCCTGCAGTGAAGTGGTTGCTGATCATCAATGTGGCTATCTGGTTTGTTTTCCAAGTGATTATGGAAGGCTTCTTGCGCGTTCCATTCACTTCTTTGTTCGGTCTTTTCCCGGGCAAGGTTCTTTTCGAATTCCAGATCTGGCAATTAGGTACCTACATGTTCCTGCACTCTTTGCAGGTGACGCACATCCTTTTCAATATGCTGATGCTTTGGTTCTTCGGAGCCGAGCTTGAACAGCGCTGGGGCACGAAGTTCTTCCTGATCTATTACTTCACTTCGGGTATCGGGGCCGCCATTCTTTATTGCTTAGGCATCTGGATCTACGCTTTGACGACAGGGTCCCAAACGGGCTTGATCGTTCCGGTTGTGGGAGCTTCGGGCGCCGTCTTCGGTCTTTTGTTAGCTCAAGGGATCATCTTCGGCGAGCGCATTGTTTACTTCTTTATGCTTTTCCCGATGAAGACTCGCTACTTCGTGGCTTTGATGGGTCTTGTTCAATTAGCCTCCATGATGACTTCAAGTGTCAGCGGGGGAGAGGTCGCTTACCTGGCTCACTTGGGTGGTTTGGTTTCGGGTTATCTGTGCCTTAAATTCAAGGGCTGGTTTGACCGTAATGAGTGGAAAAAGAAGTCCAAAGCCAAAGGCCGCAACCTGCGCCTGGTGGTTGATAACGAAAAGAACGATAAGCCGCCCAAATACTGGAATTAA
- a CDS encoding M16 family metallopeptidase: MTRFTTLLLGLLMSASAFAVDPMPNQKPEIKEPLGTIKGWATQNDLKISLPVTKFVLDNGLTVLLLEDHAVPMVSYHTWYRVGSRDEYPGVTGAAHMLEHMMFKGAKKYDGKSFDRIFHENGITNNAFTTNDYTGFYENLPSSKLELVMDMEVDRMSSLLISPEDLKSEKEVVAEERRWRVDNNPMGLLRELMMGTLFKVHPYKWPVIGYMKDIAAYDSDKLRFFYNTYYVPNNAVLVIVGDFKTSKVKSLIEKYYGKLPKRDLPETKKIEEPPQKVQQNATLRKDVQNSSFVVAYRSPRQGEPDMYALDLAANILGYGTSSRLHKRLVYQKQIATSAYAYNYAMKDAGIMGFGVSLKPGQGTQEALDIVYNEIWKLRNQKVSDKELEKAKTQVMKDLVDGLKTMDGKARSLAVNEIVTGSYESLFTDLEKYQAVTAEDIQKAAEKYTQQTQRSIITLEPKAKKE, translated from the coding sequence ATGACACGCTTTACGACCTTGCTTTTGGGACTTCTCATGTCCGCATCTGCCTTTGCCGTGGACCCCATGCCAAATCAAAAACCAGAGATCAAAGAGCCGTTGGGCACCATCAAGGGATGGGCAACACAGAATGATCTGAAGATCTCTTTGCCCGTCACAAAATTTGTTTTAGACAACGGGTTGACAGTTCTGCTTCTGGAAGATCACGCCGTTCCTATGGTCAGCTATCACACTTGGTATCGGGTCGGTTCTCGCGATGAGTATCCTGGAGTCACCGGTGCCGCTCACATGCTTGAACACATGATGTTTAAAGGTGCTAAGAAATACGATGGCAAATCTTTTGATCGTATTTTCCACGAAAATGGCATCACCAACAATGCCTTCACCACAAATGATTACACAGGCTTTTACGAAAATCTTCCCAGCTCTAAATTAGAGCTGGTGATGGATATGGAAGTGGATCGAATGAGCTCACTTCTTATCAGTCCTGAAGATTTGAAAAGTGAAAAAGAAGTCGTTGCGGAAGAGCGCCGCTGGAGAGTAGACAACAATCCCATGGGCCTTCTTCGCGAATTGATGATGGGCACACTTTTCAAAGTGCATCCTTACAAATGGCCAGTGATTGGTTATATGAAAGACATCGCGGCCTATGATTCGGATAAGCTGCGCTTCTTTTATAACACTTACTATGTTCCCAACAACGCGGTTCTAGTTATTGTCGGCGACTTCAAAACTTCGAAAGTGAAAAGCCTGATTGAAAAATATTATGGCAAACTTCCAAAGCGCGATCTGCCTGAAACAAAGAAAATAGAAGAGCCGCCACAAAAAGTTCAGCAGAATGCGACTTTAAGAAAAGACGTGCAAAACAGCTCTTTCGTAGTTGCTTATCGCAGCCCTCGTCAAGGGGAGCCGGACATGTATGCTTTGGATTTGGCAGCCAATATTCTGGGTTACGGAACTTCCAGCCGTCTTCACAAAAGACTGGTTTATCAAAAGCAAATCGCGACATCGGCTTACGCTTATAATTACGCGATGAAAGACGCAGGTATCATGGGATTTGGCGTCAGTTTGAAGCCGGGCCAAGGAACGCAAGAAGCTTTAGACATTGTCTATAACGAAATCTGGAAACTTAGAAATCAAAAAGTTTCTGACAAAGAACTTGAGAAAGCAAAAACTCAAGTTATGAAAGACCTTGTCGACGGATTGAAAACTATGGACGGTAAAGCCCGTTCACTAGCCGTGAACGAAATCGTGACGGGATCTTATGAAAGTCTTTTCACGGATCTTGAGAAATACCAGGCCGTGACTGCAGAGGATATTCAAAAAGCGGCGGAAAAATACACACAGCAAACTCAGCGCTCGATCATCACTTTAGAACCTAAGGCGAAAAAGGAATAA
- a CDS encoding LysR family transcriptional regulator, whose translation MKNLYQLTTFVTVISEGSMTAAADKLYLTQPAVSQQIRNLEEDLGVELLVRGVRQIKATPQGEVLYEYAKKIINLTQQAEIAIKSIGAHMKGQLRIGTLNSLGLHLMSPIVGRLMRHNPDLMLKVDYDRGEELIKSYKKGLYDILILPDVKTEFSSELENSEQKFVAKEEMWLVGSSKDEKMPQQISFKDIGAFPLVNFTEEFPGFNNTVNSKMQSAGLNLSSIFESANVGTLKRVIEAGLGWGFLPAHSIKKQVRSGRLNRVYVKDLHYEIDLMFYYKKNSENKALVEVFYQTMSQQEKG comes from the coding sequence GTGAAGAACCTTTATCAGTTGACCACTTTCGTCACGGTTATCAGCGAAGGAAGTATGACTGCAGCGGCAGACAAGCTGTATCTGACTCAGCCCGCGGTGTCGCAACAGATCCGAAATCTAGAGGAAGATCTAGGAGTAGAGCTGCTGGTTCGCGGTGTGCGCCAGATCAAAGCCACACCTCAAGGTGAAGTTCTTTATGAGTATGCAAAGAAGATCATCAATCTGACTCAACAGGCCGAAATCGCAATCAAGTCCATCGGTGCGCATATGAAAGGGCAGTTGCGCATTGGAACTTTGAATTCTTTGGGTTTGCACTTGATGAGCCCCATCGTGGGCCGTCTGATGCGTCACAACCCTGATCTGATGTTGAAGGTTGACTATGATCGCGGTGAAGAGCTGATTAAGAGTTATAAAAAAGGTTTGTACGATATTCTTATACTTCCTGATGTAAAGACGGAATTTAGTTCTGAACTTGAAAACAGTGAGCAGAAGTTTGTGGCCAAAGAAGAGATGTGGCTCGTGGGTTCAAGCAAAGACGAAAAAATGCCCCAACAAATTAGTTTCAAAGACATCGGAGCTTTCCCATTAGTGAACTTTACAGAAGAGTTCCCGGGCTTTAACAATACGGTGAATTCTAAAATGCAGAGCGCGGGATTAAATCTTTCATCTATTTTTGAGTCGGCCAATGTGGGAACTTTAAAGCGCGTCATTGAAGCGGGTTTAGGGTGGGGATTTTTACCTGCCCACTCTATCAAAAAGCAGGTGCGCTCCGGCCGCTTGAATCGTGTCTACGTCAAAGACCTTCATTACGAAATCGATTTGATGTTCTATTATAAGAAAAATTCAGAGAATAAGGCTTTGGTCGAGGTCTTCTATCAAACGATGTCTCAACAAGAAAAGGGCTAG
- a CDS encoding flagellar basal body-associated FliL family protein gives MAEAQAQAAAPKKNVGKLLQIVFAVVNLGVMGGGAYMVYASTMGWESPSISEEQAERELASTQDSGDTTPLVYTMDKFTVNLGGEPKRTIRLEVNLQMLGKEGFEEVMEPENRAKARDRIVRLLNDNSFSDLDSIQGKLFLKDKIAGEVNGILHRGVVKDVFFSDFVVQ, from the coding sequence ATGGCAGAAGCACAAGCACAGGCTGCGGCTCCTAAGAAGAATGTCGGCAAACTACTGCAGATAGTGTTTGCGGTGGTGAATCTGGGAGTGATGGGTGGAGGCGCCTACATGGTGTACGCCTCGACTATGGGATGGGAAAGTCCTTCGATTTCAGAAGAACAAGCTGAACGCGAATTGGCTTCCACGCAGGATTCAGGCGATACAACTCCACTTGTGTACACGATGGATAAGTTCACAGTGAATTTGGGTGGTGAACCCAAACGCACGATCCGCCTAGAAGTGAATTTGCAAATGCTGGGTAAAGAAGGTTTCGAAGAAGTGATGGAGCCGGAAAACCGCGCCAAGGCTCGTGACCGCATTGTTCGTTTATTGAATGATAACAGCTTCAGTGACCTGGATAGCATTCAAGGGAAGTTGTTTTTGAAAGACAAAATCGCCGGTGAGGTGAATGGCATTCTTCATCGCGGTGTTGTTAAAGACGTTTTCTTTTCGGATTTCGTCGTGCAATAA
- a CDS encoding methyl-accepting chemotaxis protein: MKKHYSIRLKLAVPIILIALFVLGTMTFLMAKNGHETAKLAATEKTVETAHAYATEMRLEVERGLDVARTMAHFFESYKKNGHVQREPVTFSLKEVLEKNKFLIGAWTGWEPNAWDGRDSEFVNSKGHDATGRFIPYLNWEGGKASLTPLIGYANAGEGDYYLVPKQRLKETMVEPYLYPIDGVQVLMTSAVVPIVLDGKFVGVSGVDLPLKELQKKTATIKPFETSEAYLVTAKGNYVSHPDDKLITKPVAYPFEEAKFKEAIQQGKELVLTGIDAKDNQEYLYVVTPMSIGYTEEPWALIVRTPTKTVLASANSMVWTQVLIALTGLLFLLAAVVLIAQYISKTVSDLSSKLQNSGDQVSSAIGQLSIAGQSLSQSSSESAASLEETVAALEEMTSMVKMNSDNAKQAASLSSASSEFAVQGEKEMEELLVSMKEISESSKQIEEIINVIDDIAFQTNLLALNASVEAARAGEHGKGFAVVAEAVRSLAQRSASAAKDITGLIKESVDKIERGTVKSAKSGEMLKNIVQSVKKVSDLNNEISAASEEQSTGIAQISKAMNQLDQSVQSNAASSEEIAGTADEINSQAQIMKGVVDELKLVVYGSSESTATVHTLQPAEEKPHVKAA, from the coding sequence ATGAAGAAGCACTATTCGATTCGTCTTAAGCTCGCTGTACCTATCATCCTCATTGCTTTGTTCGTTTTAGGAACGATGACGTTCTTAATGGCGAAGAACGGGCATGAAACGGCGAAGTTAGCTGCAACAGAAAAAACTGTCGAGACAGCTCACGCCTATGCAACTGAAATGCGACTTGAGGTGGAAAGAGGTTTGGATGTGGCTCGCACCATGGCTCACTTCTTTGAATCGTATAAGAAGAACGGACATGTTCAACGTGAACCGGTGACGTTTTCTTTAAAAGAAGTTCTAGAGAAAAACAAATTTCTTATTGGTGCGTGGACCGGGTGGGAACCTAATGCCTGGGATGGTCGCGACTCTGAGTTCGTAAACTCCAAAGGTCACGATGCCACGGGACGTTTTATTCCATATTTAAATTGGGAAGGTGGCAAAGCCAGCTTAACTCCGCTTATCGGTTATGCGAATGCGGGTGAAGGTGACTACTACCTTGTGCCCAAACAACGTCTTAAAGAAACTATGGTTGAGCCCTACTTGTATCCTATTGATGGAGTGCAAGTGTTGATGACTTCGGCCGTGGTACCGATTGTTCTTGATGGTAAGTTTGTAGGCGTATCGGGTGTGGACCTTCCGTTAAAAGAGCTGCAAAAGAAAACAGCTACCATCAAACCGTTTGAAACTTCCGAGGCTTATTTGGTGACGGCAAAGGGAAACTATGTGTCTCATCCCGATGATAAACTGATCACAAAGCCGGTGGCTTATCCTTTTGAAGAGGCCAAATTCAAAGAGGCCATTCAGCAGGGTAAGGAGCTCGTTTTAACGGGAATAGATGCTAAAGACAATCAAGAATATCTTTACGTCGTCACTCCTATGAGCATTGGATACACGGAAGAGCCTTGGGCTTTGATCGTAAGAACTCCGACTAAAACAGTCTTAGCGTCGGCGAACTCCATGGTATGGACACAGGTGCTTATTGCCTTAACTGGATTGTTGTTCTTGTTGGCGGCGGTGGTTTTGATCGCGCAATATATTTCTAAAACAGTCAGTGATCTTTCTTCGAAACTTCAGAACTCCGGTGATCAAGTTTCAAGTGCTATTGGTCAGCTTTCTATAGCGGGGCAATCCTTGTCACAATCTTCAAGTGAATCGGCAGCCTCTTTAGAAGAAACGGTCGCGGCTCTCGAAGAAATGACTTCGATGGTGAAAATGAACTCAGACAACGCGAAGCAAGCTGCTTCCTTGTCATCCGCTTCATCTGAATTCGCCGTTCAGGGCGAAAAAGAGATGGAAGAACTCTTAGTCTCTATGAAAGAAATTTCTGAGTCTTCAAAACAAATTGAAGAGATCATCAATGTGATCGACGATATCGCTTTCCAAACAAACCTTTTGGCACTCAATGCTTCTGTCGAAGCAGCACGTGCGGGTGAGCATGGTAAAGGATTCGCGGTGGTTGCCGAAGCCGTCCGCTCGTTAGCACAAAGATCCGCTTCTGCGGCAAAAGATATCACAGGTCTTATCAAAGAATCTGTTGATAAAATTGAACGTGGTACCGTGAAGTCGGCAAAATCAGGTGAGATGCTTAAGAACATCGTTCAGTCTGTAAAGAAAGTTTCGGACTTGAACAACGAAATTTCGGCGGCCAGCGAAGAGCAGTCTACGGGTATCGCACAAATCAGCAAAGCGATGAATCAGTTGGATCAGTCGGTCCAATCCAATGCTGCCTCTTCAGAAGAGATCGCAGGCACGGCCGACGAAATCAACTCTCAAGCGCAGATTATGAAGGGCGTGGTGGATGAGCTGAAACTTGTGGTTTACGGATCAAGTGAATCCACAGCGACAGTCCATACATTGCAACCGGCAGAAGAAAAGCCGCACGTAAAAGCGGCTTAA